The Hoplias malabaricus isolate fHopMal1 chromosome 9, fHopMal1.hap1, whole genome shotgun sequence genome contains a region encoding:
- the LOC136706626 gene encoding uncharacterized protein encodes MASLQSKSFTYRQHLVYHKEEVKYHNGFDKISRFKAIRQESSFNLSITNAEPLDSATYYCAVSYYSELALSDCAVVVLNGSSSSLYTVLQTPVLDSVEVGSNTTLQCSVLTDASAGEHSVYWLRHGSGESPPGIIYTHGDTNSQCSRSSETDSPTQSCVYKLPKTNVSLSDAGTYYCAVAVCGQILFGNGTKLDFVEDGDLNLVFFVSVMISVVVLLYLGQKLLTHQRKDTVEYQSAEIKQAVRDEALHFAAGNYTSEPRHINNADIFSQIIYYQKK; translated from the exons atggccagcctgcagtccaaatctttcacctatagacaACATTTGGTgtatcataaagaggaag TTAAGTACCATAACGGCTTCGACAAGATCAGCCGCTTCAAAGCAATAAGACAAGAGAGTAGCTTTAATCTGAGCATCACAAATGCAGAACCATTGGATTCTGCTACCTACTACTGTGCAGTTTCATATTATTCAGAACTTGCTTTATCAGACTGTGCAGTTGTAGTCCTTAATG GTTCATCTTCAAGTCTCTACACTGTTCTCCAGACTCCTGTATTAGACTCTGTTGAAGTGGGAAGCAATACAACTCTGCAGTGTTCAGTCCTCACAGATGCATCTGCAGGAGAACACAGTGTGTACTGGCTGAGACATGGATCAGGAGAATCTCCTCCAGGAATCATTTACACTCATGGAGACACTAACAGTCAGTGTAGCAGGAGTTCTGAGACTGATTCTcctacacagagctgtgtctacaaactccCCAAGACCAACGTCAGTCTCTCTGATGCTGGAACTTACtactgtgctgtggctgtgtgtggacagatacTGTTTGGGAACGGGACTAAACTGGACTTTGTGG AGGATGGTGAtttgaatcttgtttttttcgTATCAGTCATGATATCTGTGGTTGTGCTTCTGTATCTGGGACAGAAATTACTCACACATCAACGTAAAG ATACTGTTGAATATCAGTCAGCTGAAATAAAGCAG GCTGTGCGTGATGAAGCGTTACACTTTGCAGCAGGAAATTACACCAGTGAACCTCGTCACATTAACAATGCTGATATTTTCTCCCAGATCATTTACTACCAAAAGAAGTGA
- the LOC136706627 gene encoding uncharacterized protein: protein MYDHQDAASTDYYIKGCAVRRTPFRTGPKDPVGEALKAASEWSRRLQLLPGAVPDPIAEVSTRESSRCASGSRKSRRKNRDTSKIDFPCLNGLKYFQNRDNIHLSCFFSSLDALVSSWFKQTPGEKPLLIATVVRSTTVKYHNGFDKISRFKAIRQESSFNLSITNAEPLDSATYYCAVSYYSELALSDCAVVVLNGSSSSLYSVLQTPVLDSVEVGNNTTLQCSVLTDVSAGEHSVYWLRHGSGESPSGIIYTHGDTNSRCSRSSETDSPTQSCVYKLPKTNLSLSDAGTYYCAVAVCGQILFGNGTKLDFVGKASCDEALNYAALSFTNKPASSRGARRQQKLTDTEVYSQIKLNK from the exons atgtacgaccaccaggacgcagctagcacggactattacATCAAagggtgtgccgttcgccggactccattccgcacaggccccaaagatcctgtgggggaggctttgaaagcggcctcggaatggagtcgccggctccagctcctgcctggcgctgttccggatccGATAGCGGAGGtgtcgactcgggaatcgagtcgttgcgccagcgggagtcgaaagagtcggcggaagaacc GTGACACCTCTAAGATTGACTTTCCATGTCTAAATGGACTGAAGTATTTTCAGAACAGAGACAATATTCATCTGAGTTGCTTTTTTTCATCCCTTGATGCATTAGTCTCTTCATGGTTTAAACAGACTCCAGGAGAAAAGCCTCTTCTCATTGCTACCGTGGTTCGTTCTACTACAGTTAAGTACCATAACGGTTTCGACAAGATCAGCCGCTTCAAAGCAATAAGACAAGAGAGTAGCTTTAATCTGAGCATCACAAATGCAGAACCATTGGATTCTGCTACGTACTACTGTGCAGTTTCATATTATTCAGAACTTGCATTATCAGACTGTGCAGTTGTAGTCCTTAATG GTTCATCTTCAAGTCTCTACTCTGTTCTCCAGACTCCTGTATTAGACTCTGTTGAGGTGGGAAACAATACAACTCTGCAGTGTTCAGTCCTCACAGATGTGTCTGCAGGTGAACACAGTGTGTACTGGCTGAGACATGGATCAGGAGAATCTCCTTCAGGAATCATTTACACTCATGGAGACACCAACAGTCGGTGTAGCAGGAGTTCTGAGACTGATTCTcctacacagagctgtgtctacaaactccccaagaccaacctcagtctctctgatgctggaacttactactgtgctgtggctgtgtgtggacagatacTGTTTGGGAACGGGACTAAACTGGACTTTGTGGGTAAG gCTTCATGTGATGAAGCTTTGAACTACGCAGCTCTGAGTTTCACCAATAAACCAGCGTCCTCCAGAGGAGCAAGAAGACAACAGAAGCTTACAGACACTGAAGTTTACTCCCAGATCAAActtaacaaataa